Part of the Cydia fagiglandana chromosome 26, ilCydFagi1.1, whole genome shotgun sequence genome, agtaggtgagtttaccgtgatGTCACTAtattagttttcatataaattccatattagcaaattgttttgacagttctaaaaaagaagctgatttgactagtaggaaagtagccaattgtcgacatcacaaccgtagcctatggatgactgtgacgtcagcaacagtgatgttttacgattgtcgcacctgtcaccctgGTGAAAGTGGGGCCTGGTATTATGCTTTAAATAAATGCTCTGTTTGcggaaagacatacaaataaacaTACATTACAAATAATAAGAATACCTTCTGGACCTCCGGGTGTATGACCTTGATCTCGGGCGTGGGGAACTTGACCTCCGGGAACGCGATCTTGACCTCTTCCGGTTCCGGCGCAGGCTCTTCCGGCGGCTGCACTTCCGGCACCAACTCGTCGGTTACCTGGTAATAGACAAATCAGACAAtactacagaataaataatagtactaggtacagaaggttcactctcaaaaaaaagcgctggtggcctagcggtaagagcgtgcgacttgcaatctggaggtcgcgggttcaaaccccggctcgtactaatgagtttttcggaacttatgtacgaaatgtcatttgatatttaccagtcgcttttcggtgaaggaaaacatcgtgaggaaaccggactaatcccaataaggcctagtttaccctctgggttggaaggtcagatggcagtcgcttttgtaaaaactagtgcctacgtcaaatcatgggattagttgtcaagcgaaccccaggctcccatgagccgtggcagaatgccgggataacgcgaggaagaaggaaggaaggacagaaggttcactctctaacaaaacgcgtctattacgacagatatgaccgctaggtggcacaagcgcgagcaggcgtccttTTCGTAGCTGTGCgcgtgcgcggcaactactacggCTAGATACCAAAATTGGTGTCGGTCGCGTATACGTGTAGCgacgcgacaaaatcgcggagtgagccacgcctggcaatACTGACAATAATACGGGGATATAACTTTGCACTTTTCATGTATCTctgtcttcttcctcgcgttgtcccggcattttgccacggctcatcaGAGCCTGGGATCAgcttgacaactaattccatgatttgacgtaggcacgtGCTAGTTTTTTAAGAAAGCGACTGCCAGCCCAGCAGGGAAActaagccttattgggattagtccggttacctcacgatgttttccttcaccgaaaagcaactagtaaatatcaaatggtatATGACGCTATATGACAGCTCCGCTATCCcaggaaaaccgatcttaacTCACAGTTATTTCTTCAGCAGGAATCTCTTTCGGAGCCTTCTCTTCTTCTATAGGCTGCACCTGAACGTCGATGGGGGCAGGCTCAACCTCCACCTTGACATCCTCGGTGACCATGGGAGTTTCTTCTTCGTCCTTCTTGAATGGCGGCTTCTCGATCGCTCTGTAATAAATACTTgcactgggggccgattttgaattccgatcgctcgatttcggcactcgaaaatcggtgacAAACGGAGAAATGCTTATTTTTGAATAACGAGGGATCGAAAattggaatcgagtggtattgaccaatcgttttcaattctattagtagaatctAAACGCctggtagtggagatattattgaacgaaatacgcCAAATCGAATggacaaaattcaaaaatcgggcccCTATTTTctcattttacaataaatatcggtatcgtcttgggtcgtcccattcgtttttcgtcaagtccTTAAATTaatcctattctgctttcatcacTCATTCTaaattcgtcacaatcgtcggtggctttcaatgtagaatgagtgacgaaagcagaataggactaatttaagaacttgacgaaaaacggttcggacgacccaagacgatacctaaaTATCTGGTTAAAATTGTGGTTCTTTTTTCGTCagattttgtttaaatatacctaaagcACTACTTCGTTTTGAAGTTAAAATCTAACCCCTGCATTCATCATAAGTTACCAACCttgattagctaataatcgtttgtctttatctatcATTTAGACTTTTGCctgtactttttagggttccgtacccaaagggtaaaacgggaccctattactaagacttcgctgtccgtccgtccgtccgtccgtctgtcaccaggctgtatctcacgaaccgtgatagctagacagttgaaattttcacagatgatgtatttctgttgccgctataacaacaaatactaaaaatagaataaaataaagatttaaatggggctcccatacaacaaacgcgatttttgaccaaagttaagcaacgtcgggagtggtcagtacttggatgggtgaccgtttttttttttctgctttttttttgttttttttttgcattatggtacggaacccttcgtgcgcgagtccgactcgcacttgcccggttttttatttagccCGTTATAGTGTCCCTGTGCTAAGCGAAGGACTCTCCCCTTGATTTCctgtacttatgtatttttttaataaatgtaaattCCATGTTGACGTGaaaaaagtgcccttgtggcctatttgctgattaaatgttgaagtttgaagtttacaatagtagattgttaaccaagggtggaaagtgaaccattttgccagagatattttggcgctcgaacgaagagagagcgccaatagttcgagggtgagatggttacttttacctGAGTTAAAcactttacttttcatttcgactatgagaAAAGTCAAGCACAagaaatgtaggtttattattggtaagtatatttctttagaacaaattattCACAGATAAATAGGTAAACCACATAACTATTAGTCACTCGAATCAGttgaaaatgtaaacggcgccaatttcagtcGTGCGGAAGCTAATATGAGAGCTTTTAACTGAATAATATGGCATATAATTATGGCTGTTAGCAgttgctcgaagtaaaaataaaaaaaaaatactttccaccctagggtagggaatgcaattttccacccggttatcagcctatgaaaggttaaggaaactttccgaacaggagagatgaaaaaaatatgtaataccTGACTGGCCCCTTATGCATGGTGGCGACGGCCGGTATGTGGAGGTCGATATCTCTGAAAGCGTACACATCTTCAGCCTtcattaaaatatgtaatacctGACTGGCCCCTTATGCATGGTGGCGACGGCCGGTATGTGGAGGTCGATATCTCTGAAAGCGTACACATCTTCAGCCTtcattaaaatatgtaatacctGACTGCCCCCTTATGCATGGTGGCGACGGGCGGTATGTGGAGGTCGATATCTCTGAAGGCGTACACATCTTCAGCCTTTATTAGAATATGTAATACCTGACTGGCCCCTTATGCATGGTGGCGACGGGCGGTACGTGGAGGTTGATATCTCTGAAGGCGTACACATCTTCAGCCTTTATTAGAATATGTAATACCTGACTGCCCCCTTATGCATGGTGGCGACGGGCGGTATGTGGAGGTCGATATCTCTGAAGGCGTACACATCTTCAGCCTTTATTAGAATATGTAATACCTGACTGCCCCCTTATGCATGGTGGCGACGGGCGGTATGTGGAGGTCGATATCTCTGAAGGCGTACACATCTTCAGCCTTTATCTCGATGTCATCGATGTCCACCGCGGGCGCGGGGAGAGGGACGGGGGAGGCCACGGTCGTACTCGCTGaacaataatagttatttgttttacaagggggcaaagttgttgtttaaccgctcgtattgatacccgagcaagctaaagattccaaatttgaaccacgagcgtagagAGTAGTTCGAATAATGGAATCTTGagagttgcgagggtttcaaagcacgagggaaacacaaataatttcaccaaaccaacccgaagcaaatattaaatgtaaaatatcaaacaaaatgaaatcaaatccaaaagaatgttattaaatattaaacatccaaaatcatcatttaaagtcAATTCTAACAGCAAACgtaagaaaataactcaaaatttgcattagaTTACTTCGTCTCACatatgaataaaatgcaactttgctatcagtttttgaagtgcaaagtaagtctttccgagatgatgtgatgaaaaaatatatacactTAGGTGCTAAACTGTCCCAATAGTAGCATCTTAATAGAATGTGAACGGTGATTTCCTCTGTAACCATAAACTCACCTTTAAGCTGTTGCTCTATCTGCACCAGCTGACTCTTGATGTGCTCTATAGCGGCATGCTTGTTGTCGTGAGGGCTGGTAGAGCCGGGCTTCTCTAGCAGCATAGATAGAGTCGGGGCGCCGGCAGACGGCGATATAGTTTCTGCGAAAACAAATGTTAAATGTTATGtgatgaccggtctggcctagtaggTAGTGAACtggtgaccctgcctgtgaagccagGGTTCGGACTGCGCTACTAGGCTTCCAAGAAGTGCGAGGCAATAATCTATAGACTAcgatttcccattttttcctcGACTACGAATTTCGAAAGACTGCGTCACCACTAGCTTACTACTAGAAATCCGAGGCGCCATTGCGTTCTATCGACTCTCTAGACTGCGTGTCCCGGTCTAAACTACCAGGCTCTCAGAAAGTCCACATACTTCCTTTTCTATCGACTACAGACTGTGTTTAGACTTCACTATTAGGTTCTCAGAAATCTGAGGCAATTAATCAAACCCTATAGACACTTCTTATCGACTCCAGACTGAATCGGTCTTAGGTTCGAATCCCGTTACGGGCGTTAATTTTtgcgcacgtgctacttacctgcaaaaaagggtcatacttattctatttggcacctgagcgccggctagtccaacgctcaaaaaaccagtgtaggtgcgctctccgataacgcgcctttgttacgcatctggATGActcattttagactggttctgtagcgttcgactcgtcagcactcagtaaccgaagtacgcaggtttttatgcaggtggtggtggcacgtggtacgagcggttttacttaacaatagacaataggattagctcgggctctgtttgaaacctacgaactatactcaGGTACTCACCGACGACGGTAGCGGGGTGCGGTATGTGCTGCGGGGTGGTGACCACAGGGGAGGACTTGAGTAACGACGTGAGGAGCGGCGacgatggcggcggcggcgtggctgttaataaacatattttacTAACCCTTGATAGTGCATAATAAGATATTGTAAGGAAAAAATCGTGCGAGAAATGTGTTGTAAAATATGATGATATATTCAACTGTAGAATCCCTAACGTGAGACGTAATTTAGTGCAGAGATATTTCGAGTCTATTGAGTGAGCGTGTTGTCGCCTTCTTAAATACCCAcaaatgtattattaatatttttactttaatagtCCTCATTTTGTTACTTGATAATTAGTTTCTTTGTTACTTtcaatttatctttattagATATAATTTGTGTTGGCTTTGTTCACATATTATGTGCTTGCGATAGTGCGTAACCTTAGTATAAGTAGTACCTGTTAGTTTAGTATTATGTTACTacctgcactgagagaaaagtacaacaaaaatacacttagaattacaaaaataaacttaatccggggacaaggagagttaactaataggaacaaattgacttttgcaatttctattagttcttgcaatttctattatctgtttgttgaaattatatttgggattactgagctgtttgtagaaataaataaacattacagaaatagtgaaacgtccataattattactaaaacttcatttttgcccccagtacagaactgttttttaattcctggtgatgatttttctctcagtgtgtgagttcctataattggctttctgTATCCACTATAATATCTATGGTATTGTcatagctgttggttctccaaataaaataaaataaaaaataaagttataaaaagtagtagatttaagaacaaaagtGTAAGAGCACATTATATCACGATGGAAAGCCAAGTCCTGAACTATAATTGCATCCCAAGTGAACTACATATGATAATAATGACAACTCTATAACATTAACTAttaatttttgtatgggaaaacaATACTTGCTGAatcgatttagatgaaatctaCATTCCAGTAGGTTTTACAAACTATCAAAAaacttatagggataagttcgcctttgtacttccattactgtaatttattagggttccgtacccaaagggtaaaacgggaccctattactaagtattcgctgtccgtccgtccgtccgtccgtctgtcaccaggctgtatctcacgaaccgtgatagctagacagttgaaattttcacagatgatgtatttctgttgccgctataacaacaaatactaaaaacagaataaaataaagatttaaatggggctcccatacaacaaacgtgatttttgaccaaagttaagcaacgtcgggagtggtcagtacttggatgggtaaccgtttttttttttggttttttttttgcattatgttacggaacccttcgtgcgcgagtccgactcgcacttgcccggtttttttgtaaacctgtgttgtgtacaataaaggccagcgcaaaccggcggagcgcagcgcagatcactttaaaatgtattttcttccctatttcaattactttcaggtataaatttaaatgctttgagaccgacctcggagcatcacggaggattgttactccgcggcatcgaggagcacgccagaggataccgcggcggtaggcggcggcatgccgcggcatcccgcggcatgcgccgaggcctcccgagtgagccggagtagcgccgggacgacgggggagaactcgtgcatactagtcactaatcccttgtgagtacacgcggcggcatgccgcggcatcccctGTCCTGCGCCGAAGTGCTCCGTGGTGCGCCGACCGCGAGCGCCGGACTGTGCGGGCGCTCGCGGTATGTCGGGGGATTTTACCTCGCCGGTGTGCGCTGCGCGGCGTAAATGCTCCTCGGTGATCTGCGCtacgctccgccggtttgcgctggccttaaagtgattactactataATACTACTGTGCCATTGTTTATACATGTCTGTGGTGAAAAACTTACATGGTGCGCTCTGATTAGGCTGCGCAGGCGGCCGCCACGTCCTCTCCGCGCGCGCTCGTCTCTCCTCCCTCTCTTTCAGCCAGGCGGCGCGTTTAGCTGTTTCTCTCTCGCGTGCCCGCTTGGCCGTCTCGATGGCGGTCCACAGTTCGCGCACGCGCTCCTCCGAGGTCGCCGGGTTGCGGACTTCGTTTATTTCGTTCTGGAATTGGgatggtattttttttaaacttggcATTGTTTAATTGGACTATAGGGGTCCCTTTTTAGCTGAAAGTATGAATCGTCCACATGTAAAGCCTGTGCACACGCGTgcagcgttgtagtatacagatccttgtgagagacggcacaccgcttgcgttaCTATCACATTAGATACAATTTCTCATTGGATCACTccggtgtgcgagcgggacattGCGATGTGCATAGTCTGTCTTGCTTACACGCCAGAGCATTAACTGTGCAAAGAATTTGAAGTGATGTTTATAGTGGCATTACCCCACATTGTAACTGCAAAGTCCATGCAGACTTACCTTGGTTCTACTGTACACACCTTGAGTTGTTCATACTGGCGGTTCATCTCAGCCACCGCCTCCTGTATCTCAGCGATGCGCTCCTGAGTGAGCTTCTTAAGAATGCTCTCCTGCGGGGTCTCCACTGCGCCTTCCGAGCTGCGTTTCTTGCGCTTTGGGGTCTCCACATGTTCTAGCAGTACTCCGTATTGGGCCGCGCAACTGAAGaagataattaattaaatataaacagCATCTTACACATTGCTCTGCAATAGCAAAATAACCACATCTAAAGAGACGGTTTCCAGATTTTCGTACATTAGCAATCAATTGGTGCGGTAACACACTTAACCCATTtgttgttagagttagaccaagaaaagtctgcagctatttcgatagcccatgcagtgcaagtggtattttaaacgtcaaacttctatgaaattctgATGTATAAGTaactcttgcactgcgtgagctatcaaaatcgctgcagactcttcttggtctaactctatctctaTTGCATGCATATAATTTGCTTATTAGACTTTGTATTATGTAGAAAACTTCCATGACGCTCACactcattaaaataaaacgtaaatACATTCTGTGTAatgtgtttacaaaaacaaacaaAGAAAACCGAAAATATTAAAGAGATTGAATGTAACTTGGGTGTTTACTTGTAGGATTTTTTTATAGATTCTATCTATTGATATAATACGTTGTTTAACGTCATTAATCCTGTTGCAACTACAATGTTATGTATGTTGTTACCTTTTTTGAGAGTACCAATCTGCAGGCCTATTTGGTTCCCCGACGGTTTTTAACGCTCTGGACACAGACATCCAGTTCTGGTCCCCACTCCTGACCACGGCTGAAGCCAGGCATAACTGTTCCCGTACGTTCCAGGTATCCAGTGGAATCCTTTTCAATTGAAGCCTTTCTTGTATGGAACTCATTTTGAGGTTATGACGCTTAGTTGATGTTTTTGGTTTTATACACGGATTAACTTGAAAGCCGATTACATTATACACGCTTAAAATAGTTTAAATAGATCTCTACGCGTTGCTTTTGATAGCATTTTTGTTTAAACCgacacaaacaaaataaaatcgaGAGATCGAAGCTGCCAAGCTAAATCAGGTTTGTTTGGGACATACATAAAAACGCTGTACTTTACTGTAATCAACTACTCCTCAGAAACCATCTACATGTTGGTAGCATTGGATTTTCACTCGCTGTTCGCTGTCGTACGCCATTTTGTTCGTTAAGCGGATTTTGTTTGTTCACGTTTCGAATATTTCGATTTGTTTCTGTGGTTATTATTTTGATTTGGTTTGCCGCTTGAATATATTCAAAATGTAGTTATTTGGTAAATGATTAAATAAAGGTGATACTTATACATTGTTAAAGTGATTAGAAAAGGTATGTCGTGTTCCTTATTGAggtttgtccggtttttattatttgggTAAAAATGGTAAAATCCATGTAAAATCGGTTCAGTTCCATcctaaaatgaaaataatttaatttgcttGGGGACCAACGATAACGAAAaatctattgttttaatttCGTCAAATCGCATCAAACAACTTAAGTTTTTGCTCAATAAGTACTAAGTTTTTACATTCCAattttcatgtttaaatttaagAGGAACCTCGACACGAGAGAAGAAGATGAACAAATTATGATAGTGTAAATGTAATtgactagagtcggaccaagaaaagtctgcagcggatttgatagcccacgcagtgcaagtgttatttacacg contains:
- the LOC134677320 gene encoding bromodomain-containing protein 8-like, with translation MSSIQERLQLKRIPLDTWNVREQLCLASAVVRSGDQNWMSVSRALKTVGEPNRPADWYSQKSCAAQYGVLLEHVETPKRKKRSSEGAVETPQESILKKLTQERIAEIQEAVAEMNRQYEQLKNEINEVRNPATSEERVRELWTAIETAKRARERETAKRAAWLKEREERRARAERTWRPPAQPNQSAPSTPPPPSSPLLTSLLKSSPVVTTPQHIPHPATVVETISPSAGAPTLSMLLEKPGSTSPHDNKHAAIEHIKSQLVQIEQQLKASTTVASPVPLPAPAVDIDDIEIKAEDVYAFRDIDLHIPPVATMHKGAVRAIEKPPFKKDEEETPMVTEDVKVEVEPAPIDVQVQPIEEEKAPKEIPAEEITVTDELVPEVQPPEEPAPEPEEVKIAFPEVKFPTPEIKVIHPEVQKPKEEVKEPEAPPPEVEPEVVVEDVPEVVEEVATEVVEETIVPPEPSPPPEPEEAPPLPPLPPLPPPPPEEPAPEVVPEVTDLDSIPLPSDPPPEDSVIVTEMPPEQPPLPPLPPDPQPEETIENIAEEIKVQEGQEAQEDKEEDAEATEVANATLPAPQDSIPLKDMIKDEQAEAEGPKEADGEQLEPHADTDDDTPMEVRMLSREEEKDGKKKRDYSRKKKSDSRTCSGSESAAEASAPDSPHANDAERQHRLWKRSVMLVYSRLCAHKYASLFLRPITDEEAPGYSVVVKRPMDLTSIKRNIEAGNIRTTAEFQRDILLMLSNALMYNSSEHSVYQMAKELHEEAVSQLGMLLAAQAHAGLAECAPRRKRRRADSPHHHKRAHH